A single bacterium DNA region contains:
- a CDS encoding DUF6125 family protein has protein sequence MHEDLSSEELHRLVQAYAKSWLAHDGCWFLAVEEGRGLEEAIRQDERSWSRFAPLEARRVMEARGIAPGGGLEALAEALRFRMYSFLNEQEAELEGDRLRFTMTECRVQAARRRKGLPLFPCRPVGTTEFSRFAEAVDPRITTRCIYCPPDELPAGGFCSWEFRITEE, from the coding sequence TTGCACGAGGACCTATCCAGTGAGGAGCTCCACCGGCTGGTCCAGGCCTACGCCAAGAGCTGGCTGGCCCACGACGGCTGCTGGTTCCTGGCGGTGGAGGAGGGGCGCGGTCTGGAGGAGGCGATTCGGCAGGACGAGCGTTCCTGGTCCCGCTTCGCCCCCCTCGAGGCCCGTCGGGTGATGGAGGCCCGGGGAATCGCCCCGGGAGGCGGTCTCGAGGCCCTCGCCGAGGCGCTCCGTTTCCGGATGTACTCCTTCCTGAACGAGCAGGAGGCCGAACTCGAGGGCGACCGGCTGCGGTTTACCATGACCGAATGCCGCGTCCAGGCGGCCCGGCGCCGCAAGGGCCTTCCCCTCTTCCCCTGCAGGCCGGTGGGGACCACCGAATTTTCCCGCTTCGCCGAGGCGGTTGACCCCCGAATTACCACCCGCTGCATCTATTGCCCCCCCGACGAGCTCCCCGCGGGGGGTTTTTGCTCCTGGGAGTTTCGGATTACAGAAGAATAG